The genomic stretch GCCGGCCAGGGCTCGTATGTTTATTATATAAAAGCCGAAACAAACTGCGGCACCGAGGAACAAAAAGGTAATTTCCTGCTGATACGGTAGCGCCGGATAGACCGTACAGGTAATAACAATTACTTAAACAGAACTTGCTTATTTTTATAAAAATTCCCGGTTGATGTATTTATGCGATTGATCCCATGCCTTCTTTTATTCCTTTCCGGTATTTGCAATGCCCAGGTAGATATCAAAACCGGTTTACAGGCTTACTATCCCTTTAACGGCAATGCCAATGATGCCAGCGGGAATAATAATCACCCCATCTTCAATAATGCCGGCATAACCAGCGACCGGTTCGGGAATCCCAACAGTGCTTACCATTTTGATGGCGTTTACCAGTACATGCGGATAAGGAATAGTCCATCATTGAACTTCGGTAACCAGATCACCCTTTCGGTTTGGGTGAGGCCCACCGGCTTTTATTATGATATCTGCCATGCCAGCCAGGTGATCAGCAAAGGAGGCGGTAATTACAATCCCGGTAATTATGCCCTGCGTTTTGATGATGCCTTGTTCTCCAACGGAACCGGTTGCAGCGGAACAGCCTGCGACTCGCTGCACCAGAATTTCCGGGGCACGGGCACCATCCTCACTCCCTACAATGATTTTATCAAAAAAGGCCAGTGGTATTCCGTCATCTATACCAATGATGGTAAGACCGCAAAGCTTTACGTGGATTGTGAACAGAAGTATTCGGTGGTATTTCCGGAAACCTTTACCAATAATGAGGATCTTTTCATTGGCAAATCCGATGACGATCTTTTTCCCTTCTGGCTCAATGGCGATGTGGATGATATCCGTATCTATGACCGGGCGCTTGCGATTGAAGAAATAACTGCCTTATGCAGGGAAAGCCCTGAGATAAATAAGCCCGAACCACTCAAGGAAGTAAAATTAGAGAAGCGCAATAATGATGTTCTCCGGGAAATTACCGTAGACAATGATTCCATCATGGTAACCCTGTATGATAATGGCGAAATTGACGGCGACAGCGTAACCCTTATCTACAACAATAAAGTGATCACCAGCCACCAGCGGCTTACCGGCAAACCCCTCACCTATATGCTTAAAGTAAACCCGGGCAATAGCAGCAATGAACTGGTAATGTATGCAGAGAACCTGGGCAGCATTCCGCCCAACACCGCATTGATGATCATCCAGGACGGGAATAAACGGTATGAACTGAACGTGAGCAGCACCAGGAATACCAACGGGGTGATATCGTTCAAATTGAGAGAATGATGGAGGATGCAAGATGCTGGATACCGGATACCGGATACTGGATAGTTGGCAGTAACAACTCCTTCAACCCTTCAACCCTTCAACCCTTCAACCCTTCAACCCTTAAACCCTGCAACGACATAAACCCTTCAACGACTTAAACCCCGCTACCCTACTTATGTATCTCACTCGTAAAATGAAATTCAATATCTGGGTTGTTCTGTATCTCGGTATTTAAGAACCATTCGCTTTGCGCCAGGTAAACCAGGTGGCCGTCTTTATCCTCGGCAATATTGGCCTGTTTGTACCGAATGAAATCATCCAGTTTCTTAGGGTCTTTACTTACCAGCCAGCAGGCTTTGTAAAAGGGCAGGTTGTTCATCTGAACAGACGCCCCATACTCCTGCAAAAGGCGGTATTGGATCACTTCAAACTGTAGCTCTCCCACACAACCAATGATCTTCTTATTTCCTCCAAACTGTGTGAACAACTGTGCCACTCCCTCATCAGTTAGCTGCAACAATCCCTTCTCCAACTGCTTGGTTTTCATCGGATCTTTATTCACTACCTCTTTAAATATTTCAGGTGAGAAACTGGGTATGCCGGTGAAGTAAAAATCCTCTCCCTCGGTGAGGGTATCGCCTATTTTAAAGTTGCCGGTGTCAAATAAACCCACCACATCTCCCGGGTAAGCTTCTTCGATCACATCCTTCTGCCGGGCCAGGAAACTATATGGGTTACTGAACCGAAGGTCCTTGTCATTCCGTACGTGGTGGTAATATTTATTGCGTTCAAATTTCCCGCTGCACACCCGCAGAAAGGCGATCCGGTCCCGGTGCTTGGGATCCAGGTTGGCATGTATCTTGAAAACGAACCCGCTGAATTTATCTTCCCCCGGTTTAATATCCCGGGTAGTGGTATGCCTTGGCCGGGGGGTGGGCGCAATGCGGATGAACGTATCCAGCATTTCTTTCACACCAAAATTATTAACGGCACTTCCGAAAAATACAGGGGCCGTTTTTCCACCCAGGTAATCGGCTTCAGCCAGTTCTCCATAAACACCATCAATAAGTTCCACATCTTCCCGCAATGTAGCGGCATCCTTCCCTCCTATTTTTGCATCCAGCAGGCCGTCATTAAGATCTGTGATCTCCACTACATCTTCGTCATTTGCCCTGGTTCCTGCGGTAAATAATACCAGGCTCTTTTTGTTCAGGTCATATACCCCTTTGAAATCCTTGCCGCTGTTGATGGGTATGGTCATCGGGTGCAACTGTATCTTTAACTCGTTTTCAATTTCTTCCAGCAGGTCAAAACGGTTCTTGCCATCCCGGTCCATTTTATTGATGAACACGATCACCGGGGTATTGCGCATGGCGATCACTTCCATCAACCGCCTTGTCTGAGCTTCCACCCCGTTCACACTGTCTATCACCAGTACCACACTGTCAACCGCCGTCAGCGTGCGGTATGTATCCTCGGCAAAGTCCTTGTGCCCGGGTGTATCCAGCAGGTTTATCAGGTATCCCTGGTATTCAAAGGTCATTACGCTGGTTGCCACGCTGATGCCACGCTGCCGCTCGATCTCCATGAAATCGCTGGTGGCATGCTTTTTTATCTTATTACTTTTTACCGCACCCGCAGTTTGTATGGCGCCCCCAAAAAGAAGGAATTTCTCTGTAAGGGTCGTTTTACCGGCATCGGGGTGAGAGATGATGGCAAAGGTTTTACGCTTATTTATTTCGCTGATGTACTTCATAAGACCTTACTCCTGCCCTATCCGGGGAGGAGGATGTTTGTGTTTGATTAAATTAAATTTCGTTGATTATGGAATTCCCCACGATTATAGCCTGTTGTTTTTGAGGCGCAAAGGTAAGGGATGATGGATAATGCCTGTTATAAATAGAGATATTATCCTATATTTGCCACAACATTATCCCTGTTGAAATCGTTTTGAAACATTACCCTTTTATTATGAAGAATCTTTTTGCAAAACTGCTTCTGGTACTTACCTGTATATTTTTTGTTTTCTTCCTGCTGGAATTCATGCCCCTAAAGGGCAAACAATACAAAACAGGACTGAATGAGTCCTTTGATCCTGCCCTGATGCAGCTTGATAGTAAACAGAAAATTACCCGTTACTGCGACAGCATCCTTTCTGACCGGCAATCTGCAATACCGGGCCTGGACAAAGATTCGCTGTTCACAGATATCGCATCACTCACGATCCGGAACAGATTTTACCATGATAATGCTGAATATGGGATCGGAAACAATTTTGTTGCCCTGTTCCTGCAACCCTTTTTCCGGGATAAAGAGGTCACGCCCATTGTAGACGTGGACGATCTCCTTAAACTGCCGGCAGCAATCTGCGGTCAACAATCCAGGGTTCTGGCATCCGTACTCAGAAACCATAACATCCCCGTCAGGAAGGTATTGTTCGACCATCCCTCTTTTGGCGGGCATTATGCCCTGGAGGTATTTTACGGAGGAAGATGGCATTTTTTCGATGTGGATAAAGAACCTGAGCTGGAATGGCTGCAGCAGGCCGATCGTCCCTCCGTGACCACGCTACAATCCCATCCCGAATACCTGGCAAAAATGTATAAGAAAGACGATCCCAAAGTGATGGCCGATCTTTTCTCAACAGCAATAACGGAGAACTTTGAAAAGGTAGAAGGCCGTAACCTGCTTCTCTTTCAACGGGTGACAAAATTCCTTTCCTATACGCTATGGGCTGTTTTTTTACTGGTTTATTTCCTGGTTGAGCATCCTGCCAGGATAAAGACGGTAAATGTAATCCGGAAACTGTATCCATACAGGTGGAAATTTGCAACAGTCCGTGCATAAACAATTATTGGTTTCCGCCTGTGTATTTTGGTTTTACCAACCAATTTGCTTTCCGTAATTTTGATGAGATGCGTAAATCGCTGAACATCCTCCGCAACTCATTACGACTCACCTTCCAGGAACTGAGGGTTAATAAACTGCGTACGGCTCTTAGTCTTACCGGCGTTGCCTTTGGCATCTTCTGCATCATTGGTGTACTGGCAACGGTTAACAGCCTGGAAAGAAATATCCAGAATGAAGTGAAAAGCCTGGGAAGCAATACCATCTATATCGATAAATGGGATTACAGCGGGGGCCCCGACCAGCCTTTCTGGAAATTCAGGGCAAGGCCCATCCCGAAATTTGAAGAAGCAGACATGATCAGGCAGCGGGCCGTTCTGCTGGATGATATTTCATACCTGATGCAGACCGGGGGCAGTATATCCCATAAAGACGACCTGCTTCAGAATATACGTGTATATGGTGTGATCGAATCACAAATGACCATACAACCGATCGGTTTTGCTGAAGGCAGGTTCTTTTCTGCCAGTGAATTCAGTACCGGCACCAATGTGTGTATCATCGGGTTCACCAATGCAGAAACGCTCTTTGGCAGTACCGAACGGGCATTGGGCAAACAGATCGATGTGAAAGGAAAAAAGATGACCATCATTGGTGTCATAAAAAAGGAAGGAACCAATTTTATCGGTTGGGATTATGATGACTGCATCATGCTGCCCTATAAATTCTGTAAACAGCTGTTTGAAGAAGAATTTTCAAACCCCATACTGATCGCAAAGGGGAAAGAAGGCGTTACTACGGATGCATTGAGTGATGAACTGAAAGGCATCATGCGGCAGATCAGAAGACTGAGCCCTACCCAGGAAGACAATTTCTCCCTCAACAGTGTGGAAGCATTCAGCAAGGCCATCCAGGGATTCTTTGCCACCGTAAATGTGGTGGGTGCCATCATCGGCGGCATCAGCCTCATCGTAGGTATGTTTGGCATTGCCAACATCATGTTTGTGACCGTACGGGAAAGAACAGGTATGATCGGGCTTAAAAAAGCCATCGGTGCCAAG from Chitinophagaceae bacterium encodes the following:
- a CDS encoding LamG domain-containing protein; protein product: MRLIPCLLLFLSGICNAQVDIKTGLQAYYPFNGNANDASGNNNHPIFNNAGITSDRFGNPNSAYHFDGVYQYMRIRNSPSLNFGNQITLSVWVRPTGFYYDICHASQVISKGGGNYNPGNYALRFDDALFSNGTGCSGTACDSLHQNFRGTGTILTPYNDFIKKGQWYSVIYTNDGKTAKLYVDCEQKYSVVFPETFTNNEDLFIGKSDDDLFPFWLNGDVDDIRIYDRALAIEEITALCRESPEINKPEPLKEVKLEKRNNDVLREITVDNDSIMVTLYDNGEIDGDSVTLIYNNKVITSHQRLTGKPLTYMLKVNPGNSSNELVMYAENLGSIPPNTALMIIQDGNKRYELNVSSTRNTNGVISFKLRE
- a CDS encoding peptide chain release factor 3, with product MKYISEINKRKTFAIISHPDAGKTTLTEKFLLFGGAIQTAGAVKSNKIKKHATSDFMEIERQRGISVATSVMTFEYQGYLINLLDTPGHKDFAEDTYRTLTAVDSVVLVIDSVNGVEAQTRRLMEVIAMRNTPVIVFINKMDRDGKNRFDLLEEIENELKIQLHPMTIPINSGKDFKGVYDLNKKSLVLFTAGTRANDEDVVEITDLNDGLLDAKIGGKDAATLREDVELIDGVYGELAEADYLGGKTAPVFFGSAVNNFGVKEMLDTFIRIAPTPRPRHTTTRDIKPGEDKFSGFVFKIHANLDPKHRDRIAFLRVCSGKFERNKYYHHVRNDKDLRFSNPYSFLARQKDVIEEAYPGDVVGLFDTGNFKIGDTLTEGEDFYFTGIPSFSPEIFKEVVNKDPMKTKQLEKGLLQLTDEGVAQLFTQFGGNKKIIGCVGELQFEVIQYRLLQEYGASVQMNNLPFYKACWLVSKDPKKLDDFIRYKQANIAEDKDGHLVYLAQSEWFLNTEIQNNPDIEFHFTSEIHK
- a CDS encoding ABC transporter permease; protein product: MRKSLNILRNSLRLTFQELRVNKLRTALSLTGVAFGIFCIIGVLATVNSLERNIQNEVKSLGSNTIYIDKWDYSGGPDQPFWKFRARPIPKFEEADMIRQRAVLLDDISYLMQTGGSISHKDDLLQNIRVYGVIESQMTIQPIGFAEGRFFSASEFSTGTNVCIIGFTNAETLFGSTERALGKQIDVKGKKMTIIGVIKKEGTNFIGWDYDDCIMLPYKFCKQLFEEEFSNPILIAKGKEGVTTDALSDELKGIMRQIRRLSPTQEDNFSLNSVEAFSKAIQGFFATVNVVGAIIGGISLIVGMFGIANIMFVTVRERTGMIGLKKAIGAKKGSILFEFLMEAALLCIIGGAIGLFFVYILTLILSGPLKFPVYISIPMLISTIIICLTVGVLAGIIPASQAARMDPVVAIRSK